One window of Sulfurospirillum sp. 1612 genomic DNA carries:
- a CDS encoding permease, which translates to MLQSMVDYLTVDILGLSGRVNATLNFFIYDTIKIWFLLITIIFVVSYLRTHFNTEYVRAYLQGKSQFYGNVLAAVFGIITPFCSCSAIPLFLGFIQARIPLGVTFSFLISSPLNNEIAIALLFGLFGWKITAIYIGFGLLVAIFGGYFIGKLNMEKYILLSVKPMEGELDEIKIKLTFKQRLNEAWAYTSDIFKKIYIYVLIGVGIGAFIHGYVPTDFIAKYAGADNPFAVLIAVLMGIPMYSNAAGVMPLVEVLTSKGMLLGTALSFMMAVTALSLPEAMILKKILHVKLIGLFFGIVGCGIIAIGYLFNAIL; encoded by the coding sequence ATGTTACAGAGTATGGTCGATTATTTGACCGTTGATATTTTAGGCTTGAGTGGACGCGTCAATGCGACGTTGAATTTTTTCATCTATGATACGATTAAGATTTGGTTTTTATTGATTACAATTATTTTTGTGGTTTCTTATCTGAGGACGCATTTTAATACCGAGTATGTTAGAGCATATTTGCAGGGAAAATCACAGTTTTATGGCAATGTGCTTGCCGCAGTGTTTGGGATCATCACCCCGTTTTGTAGTTGTAGCGCGATTCCTTTATTCTTAGGCTTTATTCAAGCGAGGATTCCTCTTGGTGTGACGTTTAGCTTTTTGATTAGTTCGCCTTTGAACAATGAGATTGCCATCGCTCTTTTGTTTGGCCTTTTTGGTTGGAAAATCACCGCGATTTATATTGGATTTGGTCTTTTAGTAGCAATTTTTGGTGGTTACTTTATCGGTAAATTGAATATGGAAAAATACATATTACTCAGTGTCAAACCGATGGAAGGGGAGTTGGATGAGATCAAAATCAAGCTGACATTCAAACAAAGACTCAACGAAGCATGGGCTTATACGAGCGATATCTTCAAAAAAATCTATATTTACGTCTTAATTGGGGTGGGTATTGGTGCGTTTATTCACGGTTATGTGCCTACGGATTTTATCGCAAAATATGCAGGAGCCGATAATCCATTTGCAGTATTGATTGCGGTGTTGATGGGGATTCCGATGTACTCCAATGCTGCGGGTGTAATGCCTTTGGTAGAAGTGTTGACATCTAAGGGGATGTTGCTTGGAACGGCGTTGAGCTTCATGATGGCCGTGACGGCTTTGAGCTTGCCTGAGGCGATGATTCTCAAAAAAATCTTACATGTGAAGCTTATTGGTCTCTTCTTTGGGATTGTGGGGTGTGGTATTATTGCCATTGGATATTTATTTAATGCTATTTTATAG
- a CDS encoding ArsR/SmtB family transcription factor, with the protein MDIFLKTIGATNDETRVQILRFIDMHGEVCVCDIENSFEMIQSRVSRHLKILKEAGFLKVERRGRWAHYSIRTPLDAFRQAILKEIGYLDIEIPKLDKGCDLDDTRN; encoded by the coding sequence ATGGATATATTTTTGAAGACTATTGGCGCAACGAATGATGAGACAAGAGTACAAATTCTCAGATTTATTGATATGCATGGTGAAGTCTGTGTTTGTGATATCGAAAACTCCTTTGAGATGATTCAATCACGCGTATCACGACACCTAAAGATTTTGAAAGAGGCGGGATTTTTAAAAGTAGAACGCAGGGGACGATGGGCCCATTATAGTATCAGAACGCCACTTGATGCATTTCGTCAAGCTATTTTAAAAGAGATTGGTTATCTCGATATTGAAATTCCAAAATTAGACAAAGGATGTGACCTCGATGATACTCGCAACTAG
- a CDS encoding arsenate reductase ArsC: protein MKKVLILCTGNSCRSIMAEALVNAFLEGIEAKSSGVKASGRVNPHAKRVLEEQGIWDASYHSKTLDEVLDEDFDLVVTVCDHAKETCPMFPRAIKKIHVGFADPDGEDYEAFVRLYEELKSLLLEKIKTELE, encoded by the coding sequence ATGAAAAAAGTGTTGATTTTATGTACGGGCAATAGTTGCCGAAGTATTATGGCTGAAGCGCTTGTCAATGCGTTTTTAGAAGGTATCGAAGCCAAAAGTAGTGGGGTAAAAGCCAGTGGTCGCGTGAATCCTCATGCTAAGCGTGTGCTAGAAGAGCAGGGGATTTGGGATGCTTCTTATCATTCCAAAACTTTGGATGAAGTCTTGGATGAGGATTTTGATTTGGTGGTGACCGTGTGTGATCATGCTAAAGAGACGTGCCCGATGTTTCCCCGTGCTATCAAAAAAATCCATGTTGGATTTGCTGATCCTGATGGGGAGGATTATGAGGCATTTGTGCGCTTGTATGAAGAGCTCAAAAGTCTCTTATTAGAAAAAATTAAAACAGAATTGGAGTAA
- a CDS encoding arsenic transporter, whose product MILATSLFLLTLLFVIWQPKGLQIGTTAIIGAIIALVLGVVSVHDIVTVTGIVWDATLAFVGIIILSMVLDEIGFFEWCAIKMAKLSKGNGTLMFIYSLSLGSFVSALFANDGAALILTPILLAKMRVLKLNTKTILAFLLAGGFISDSASLPFVFSNLTNIVTANYFHIGFLEYLQNMWAPYLISTIVSIVVLWIVLRKDIPKAVDIRLLKNEDDVLKNKMLFKFSWLFLAILLAGYFIGDHFHLPISLFALGGGLVFLAIASYTKSAKAWLTIKNAPWQVVWFSIGLYIVVYGLKNAGLTDYLATILHTLSQQGNLIAVLGTGFISAFLSAIMNNMPTVMIMDISLHDVPNHLLAYANIIGCNLGPKMTPFGSLATLLWLHVLAQKGIKIGFWQYSKFGLLVTPPVLLIVLLSLV is encoded by the coding sequence ATGATACTCGCAACTAGTCTGTTTTTACTCACCCTTCTTTTTGTGATTTGGCAACCTAAAGGGTTACAAATCGGGACGACTGCCATCATTGGGGCTATCATCGCGTTGGTTTTGGGTGTGGTGAGTGTTCATGATATTGTGACCGTCACGGGCATTGTTTGGGATGCCACACTTGCCTTTGTAGGGATTATCATCCTTTCTATGGTTTTAGATGAGATTGGTTTTTTTGAATGGTGTGCCATCAAGATGGCCAAACTCTCAAAAGGAAATGGCACTTTGATGTTTATCTACTCTTTGAGTTTGGGCTCTTTTGTTTCTGCTCTTTTTGCCAATGATGGGGCTGCTCTGATTTTAACACCGATTTTGCTTGCAAAGATGCGGGTTTTGAAGCTCAATACCAAGACGATTTTAGCCTTTTTATTAGCCGGAGGCTTTATTAGTGATAGTGCTTCTTTGCCGTTTGTTTTTTCAAACCTCACCAATATTGTCACCGCTAATTATTTTCATATCGGATTTTTAGAGTATCTTCAAAATATGTGGGCGCCTTATCTTATCAGTACGATAGTCTCTATTGTTGTTTTGTGGATTGTGTTGCGTAAAGATATCCCAAAAGCGGTTGATATTCGTTTGTTGAAAAATGAAGATGATGTGCTCAAAAACAAAATGCTTTTTAAATTTAGCTGGCTTTTTTTAGCAATTTTGCTCGCGGGCTATTTTATCGGTGATCATTTTCATCTCCCGATTAGCCTTTTTGCACTGGGGGGAGGATTAGTATTTTTAGCCATTGCGAGCTATACAAAAAGTGCCAAAGCGTGGCTGACGATAAAAAATGCTCCTTGGCAAGTGGTGTGGTTTAGTATCGGACTTTATATTGTGGTTTATGGTCTGAAAAATGCGGGGTTGACTGATTATTTAGCGACGATTTTACATACACTTAGCCAACAGGGAAATCTTATAGCCGTGCTAGGGACGGGTTTTATATCAGCCTTTTTGAGTGCGATTATGAACAATATGCCAACGGTGATGATTATGGATATCTCATTACATGATGTTCCCAATCATCTTTTGGCTTATGCCAATATCATCGGATGTAATTTAGGACCAAAGATGACACCTTTTGGGTCGCTTGCCACGTTGCTTTGGCTTCATGTGCTTGCACAAAAGGGCATCAAGATAGGATTTTGGCAGTATAGTAAATTTGGTCTTTTGGTGACACCACCGGTGTTGTTAATCGTGTTACTCAGCTTGGTTTAG
- a CDS encoding cation diffusion facilitator family transporter produces MSEHHHHHHVSGKNLFITILLNIIITIAQIIGGIISGSLALLSDALHNFSDVIALVLSYVTHKMAARPRTETKTFGYKRAEILASLFNATVLVGIGFYLIIEAIGKWMNPVEIKSFWVIALALLSIILNFVSVLLIKEDSAHNLNIKSAYLHLLSDVMTSVAVLLGGVAMMFWHIYWIDALMTLIIAFYLIYMSYGIVAQSIDILMQNSPKHLDMQRLKTRFQSVPLVQDIHHVHVWQLNDHDIFLEAHVRLDANLNVAESNALMKTLTKIAHDEFHITHTTWQMEYACCNDC; encoded by the coding sequence ATGTCTGAACATCATCATCACCATCATGTAAGCGGGAAGAATCTTTTTATTACGATTCTTCTCAATATCATCATCACCATCGCTCAAATCATCGGAGGTATTATCTCAGGTTCGCTTGCGCTGCTGAGTGATGCTTTGCATAATTTTAGTGATGTTATCGCTCTTGTTCTTAGCTATGTAACCCATAAAATGGCTGCAAGACCTAGGACAGAGACCAAAACATTTGGATACAAAAGAGCGGAGATACTCGCCTCATTATTCAATGCCACGGTGCTAGTTGGTATTGGTTTTTATCTGATAATAGAAGCGATTGGCAAATGGATGAATCCTGTGGAGATCAAATCTTTCTGGGTGATTGCCTTGGCACTTTTGAGTATTATCCTCAATTTTGTAAGTGTGCTTTTGATCAAAGAGGATTCTGCGCATAATTTAAATATTAAATCAGCATATTTGCACCTTTTAAGTGATGTCATGACCTCGGTTGCTGTATTATTGGGTGGTGTTGCGATGATGTTTTGGCATATTTATTGGATTGATGCCCTCATGACACTCATCATCGCGTTTTATCTGATTTATATGTCCTATGGAATTGTGGCACAAAGTATTGATATCTTGATGCAAAACAGTCCCAAACATTTGGATATGCAACGGCTAAAGACGCGATTTCAATCTGTGCCCTTAGTCCAAGATATTCATCATGTGCATGTGTGGCAATTAAACGATCATGATATTTTTTTAGAAGCTCATGTGCGCTTAGATGCCAATCTTAATGTTGCTGAATCCAATGCGTTGATGAAAACGCTCACAAAAATTGCTCATGATGAATTTCATATCACCCATACGACATGGCAGATGGAGTATGCGTGTTGCAATGATTGCTAA
- a CDS encoding methyl-accepting chemotaxis protein, with amino-acid sequence MKLATKTLLVVLSFLTLTAVSIVSISAYFSYQNSQKYQNEFKKQILNQAKEKVKTEIDIAISTAQSLYQEEKKLGFKEERIKEDIKNALRGISFDKGEGYFFIYDTQGIRVMHPKLTDTEGKNYINLKDSNGVKIIKELIKVAQNGGGYVTYYFSKKKGGKPYPKLSYAKEFEPYGWVVGTGEYIDHLDTKMAQMKTAAKTSFFNDMMTFVTIILLCAIIGSILIYFLLNMMLSRPLKKLAETTKDLASGNGDLTKKLTVKGKDEIAMASTEINNFIEKVRIMTQNAKSLSAENSSISNELSNTSLEVGKLVENSTVLVETTTKQAGGIYTDMTASIEEAKTAKGDLETANNSLDEARDAILKLTQDIQESAAIEVEMAGRIQQLSSDAEQVKQVLNVISDIAEQTNLLALNAAIEAARAGEHGRGFAVVADEVRKLAERTQKSLSEINATINVIVQSITESSQQMTQNSEHVEELSVTAQSVESKINDLSSVMVKANHMAENSVDQYIQSGNNIKVIINNIEEVNKISAKNARSIEEIASAAEHMNSMTETLNNKLSEFRT; translated from the coding sequence ATGAAACTTGCCACAAAAACACTACTTGTCGTTTTAAGCTTCTTGACACTGACTGCTGTGTCAATCGTCAGTATTTCAGCCTATTTCAGCTATCAAAATAGCCAAAAATATCAAAATGAATTTAAAAAACAAATCCTTAATCAAGCAAAAGAAAAAGTGAAAACGGAAATTGATATTGCCATAAGCACCGCACAATCTCTCTATCAAGAAGAGAAGAAACTCGGCTTCAAAGAAGAACGAATTAAAGAGGATATTAAAAATGCACTCCGAGGTATCTCTTTTGATAAAGGAGAAGGATATTTTTTCATATATGATACACAAGGCATTCGCGTGATGCACCCAAAACTCACAGATACAGAAGGAAAAAACTACATCAATCTTAAAGACTCCAACGGGGTCAAGATTATCAAAGAACTTATCAAAGTAGCTCAAAATGGTGGTGGCTATGTGACGTATTATTTCTCTAAGAAAAAAGGGGGCAAACCGTATCCAAAACTCAGCTATGCCAAAGAATTTGAACCCTATGGTTGGGTAGTAGGAACGGGTGAATATATTGACCATCTTGATACGAAAATGGCACAAATGAAAACAGCGGCAAAAACATCATTTTTTAATGATATGATGACATTTGTCACCATCATCCTACTGTGTGCGATCATCGGCTCTATCTTGATCTATTTTTTACTCAACATGATGCTCTCACGTCCGTTGAAAAAATTAGCAGAAACTACAAAAGATTTAGCCAGTGGGAATGGTGATCTTACCAAAAAATTGACTGTTAAAGGCAAAGATGAGATTGCAATGGCAAGCACAGAGATTAATAACTTCATTGAAAAAGTTCGTATCATGACACAAAATGCCAAGTCACTCTCAGCTGAGAATTCCTCAATCTCCAATGAGCTCTCCAACACCTCACTTGAGGTCGGTAAACTGGTCGAAAACTCTACGGTATTAGTAGAAACCACCACAAAACAAGCCGGTGGTATTTATACCGATATGACGGCAAGCATCGAAGAGGCAAAAACAGCAAAAGGGGATTTAGAGACGGCTAACAACTCGCTTGATGAAGCGCGTGATGCCATATTGAAACTCACACAAGATATCCAAGAAAGTGCAGCCATAGAGGTCGAAATGGCAGGCCGAATCCAACAACTCAGCAGTGATGCTGAACAAGTCAAACAAGTCTTGAATGTCATCAGCGATATTGCTGAGCAAACCAACTTACTCGCACTCAATGCAGCTATTGAAGCCGCACGTGCCGGAGAACACGGTCGTGGATTTGCCGTGGTGGCTGATGAAGTGAGAAAATTAGCAGAGCGTACACAAAAATCTCTGTCTGAAATCAATGCGACGATTAACGTCATCGTCCAATCCATCACAGAATCAAGCCAACAAATGACTCAAAATTCCGAACATGTCGAAGAGTTAAGCGTCACGGCGCAAAGTGTGGAGAGTAAAATCAATGATCTCTCTTCTGTGATGGTCAAAGCCAACCATATGGCTGAAAATAGCGTCGATCAATACATTCAAAGTGGCAATAACATCAAAGTCATCATCAATAATATCGAAGAAGTCAACAAAATTTCAGCTAAAAATGCCAGAAGTATCGAAGAAATCGCTAGTGCCGCAGAACATATGAACAGTATGACAGAAACACTCAACAACAAGTTAAGTGAATTTAGAACATGA
- a CDS encoding response regulator transcription factor — translation MIEDDTELADLLCAFLSKYNINVTNYEDPFLGISALNIGTFDLVILDLSLPGLDGLEICKEIREKSNIPIIISSARSDVEDKIIGLMLGADDYLPKPYEPKELYARIISVLRRYKVNIDDKEEHSNIFHVDKNAMLITFEGEALQLTKAEYEVLSHLIEKKNCAVTRTELINSSHSLSSENESRSLDVLISRIRQKLGETSKNPKYIHSIRGMGYRLQV, via the coding sequence ATGATTGAAGATGATACAGAACTTGCAGATTTATTATGTGCATTTTTATCAAAGTACAATATTAATGTCACCAATTATGAAGATCCTTTTTTGGGTATTAGCGCCCTTAACATCGGCACATTTGATCTCGTCATCTTAGACCTTTCATTGCCAGGATTAGACGGTTTGGAGATATGCAAAGAAATCCGAGAAAAATCCAATATCCCTATCATCATCTCATCGGCTAGAAGTGATGTCGAAGATAAAATTATCGGCCTCATGCTAGGGGCGGATGATTACCTGCCAAAACCTTATGAACCCAAAGAGCTATATGCCCGTATCATCAGTGTTTTGAGACGTTATAAAGTCAATATTGATGACAAAGAAGAACACTCCAATATCTTTCATGTCGATAAAAACGCCATGCTGATTACCTTTGAAGGAGAAGCATTACAACTCACCAAAGCAGAATATGAAGTATTAAGTCATCTTATTGAGAAAAAAAACTGTGCCGTAACACGAACCGAATTGATTAACAGTTCTCATTCACTCAGTAGTGAAAATGAGAGTCGCAGTCTGGATGTTCTCATCAGTAGAATACGACAGAAACTCGGCGAAACTTCAAAAAATCCAAAATACATCCACTCCATCCGCGGAATGGGATACAGGCTTCAAGTTTGA
- a CDS encoding efflux RND transporter periplasmic adaptor subunit, translating into MEAKEINKNKKRNNILIFLALFFILVGLGYGVYYYLYAQFYESTDNAYAKQNIVYVTPQVSGIVDKVYVHETQYVKRGQLLASLDDRDLNLAFEQAKTNLANTVRDISKLYQQKASALSALKLAQINLEKAKTDLKRKEYLKKYHALSEEVYQDFKFAYDKAVQNLDIAKKQVAELNSILRSNTIYEDPQVKKAVVAVKQSYLNLKRSKIMAPTSGIIAQRKLSDGESVSPASTLFAIVPTKGFWVDANFKETQLHHIRIGQSAILYSDLYGASVTYHGKVAGINPGTGAVFSLLPAQNATGNWIKIVQRIPVRITLDPKELQKHPLHVGNSMQVTVDIHNQKGQIYNHQTKSVEDTTPPLYQDSIKEATAISNHIIRQNL; encoded by the coding sequence GTGGAAGCAAAAGAGATTAACAAAAATAAAAAGAGAAATAACATCTTAATATTTCTTGCTTTATTTTTCATTTTAGTCGGTTTAGGGTATGGCGTTTACTACTATTTATACGCTCAGTTTTACGAATCAACCGATAATGCCTATGCCAAACAAAATATTGTCTATGTGACCCCTCAAGTCAGTGGCATCGTCGATAAAGTCTATGTTCATGAAACCCAATATGTCAAAAGAGGACAATTGTTAGCCAGTCTTGATGATAGAGATTTGAATCTCGCATTTGAACAAGCCAAAACCAATCTTGCCAATACAGTGAGAGATATTAGCAAATTGTACCAACAAAAAGCCTCAGCACTCTCTGCTCTCAAACTCGCGCAAATCAATTTAGAAAAAGCCAAAACGGACCTAAAGAGAAAAGAGTATCTCAAAAAATACCATGCCCTCTCAGAAGAGGTATATCAAGATTTCAAGTTTGCCTACGATAAGGCCGTACAAAATCTTGATATTGCCAAAAAACAAGTGGCAGAGCTCAATTCTATTTTAAGAAGTAATACCATCTATGAAGACCCTCAGGTCAAAAAAGCTGTTGTTGCTGTAAAGCAGAGTTATTTAAACTTAAAAAGAAGCAAAATCATGGCACCTACTAGCGGTATCATCGCGCAAAGAAAACTCAGTGATGGAGAATCCGTCAGTCCTGCTTCTACACTGTTTGCAATCGTCCCAACGAAAGGATTTTGGGTTGATGCCAATTTTAAGGAGACCCAATTGCATCATATCCGAATTGGGCAGAGTGCCATATTATACTCTGATCTTTATGGCGCGAGTGTCACTTATCATGGAAAAGTAGCAGGAATCAATCCAGGAACGGGTGCTGTTTTTTCATTATTGCCAGCACAAAATGCAACCGGAAACTGGATAAAAATCGTACAAAGAATTCCCGTTCGCATCACACTCGATCCAAAAGAGTTACAAAAACATCCGCTTCATGTAGGAAACTCGATGCAAGTGACCGTAGATATTCACAACCAAAAGGGTCAAATCTATAATCACCAAACAAAAAGTGTAGAGGATACAACGCCACCGCTATATCAAGATTCAATCAAAGAGGCAACGGCTATTTCCAATCACATCATCAGGCAAAATCTGTGA
- a CDS encoding MarR family winged helix-turn-helix transcriptional regulator encodes MKEEFGQLMGDTARLWRMSLNERLKPLGLSHAKWSAMSLMSRHKEGIIQHELATYLTIENSTLARLLNSLEADGWIERVEHPHDKRAKIVQFTDEGAIRFEDSKTIINALRSDILMGVSDEMLHNNIKTLRTIFNNLTNL; translated from the coding sequence ATGAAAGAAGAGTTTGGTCAATTGATGGGAGATACGGCGAGATTGTGGAGGATGTCTTTAAATGAAAGGTTGAAGCCTTTAGGATTAAGCCATGCAAAATGGTCGGCGATGTCGTTGATGAGCCGTCACAAGGAGGGTATTATTCAGCATGAACTGGCAACGTATTTGACAATTGAAAATTCGACGCTTGCTAGATTGCTTAATTCTCTAGAAGCAGATGGTTGGATTGAGAGGGTAGAACACCCTCATGATAAACGTGCTAAAATCGTTCAATTTACAGATGAGGGTGCGATAAGATTTGAAGATTCAAAGACGATTATTAATGCACTTCGCTCAGATATACTCATGGGCGTGAGTGATGAGATGCTTCATAATAATATTAAAACACTCAGAACTATCTTTAATAATTTAACAAATCTCTAA
- a CDS encoding thioredoxin family protein, whose protein sequence is MKIEVLGTGCAKCKTLEKVVKDAVADFGGFHSVEKVEDIQKIMEYDVMSTPALVIDGVVKTTGKVLNKEEILEILKNV, encoded by the coding sequence ATGAAAATTGAAGTATTAGGAACCGGTTGTGCAAAATGCAAAACATTGGAAAAAGTTGTAAAAGATGCCGTAGCAGATTTTGGCGGATTTCATAGTGTGGAAAAAGTAGAAGATATTCAAAAAATTATGGAGTATGATGTGATGAGTACCCCAGCACTTGTGATTGATGGGGTGGTGAAAACAACGGGAAAAGTTTTGAACAAAGAGGAGATTTTAGAAATTTTAAAAAATGTTTGA
- a CDS encoding ArsS family sensor histidine kinase has translation MKWYHSIITKISLIFLLALFGIGTVLFLFVNHEREKEFASIKGYARYALHSSFNHTTKQFDFEHLKNLGFKQITDKKLRGNILKQKERFGPQHFNQNPMMMRRMPRMKLEAVVYKNQIYLILRYENRKNFVFTTPYEKEFLSTLIYPSIFILLVILLYIVIIKNILPLYSLRHKIQRFADGDYDIDCNSKNKDEIGILSNDFDHAVKKIKRLRDSRQLFLRNIMHELKTPIAKGKFATELAEDVTLKKTLSNIFQRQESLLEEFSRIEKLSANELKIKRQPYLLEDVLDFALDILNHDAKKVEKNLTPVKINVDFELFGTALKNLLDNGINYAYDAKVKICNTKDSITISNRGDALDVPLEKYKEPFYLGGKKQKSSRGLGFGLYITLRIIELHHMTLTYQRDGEENIFMIAFQSEDTTHA, from the coding sequence TTGAAATGGTACCACTCTATCATCACGAAAATCTCCTTGATTTTTTTGTTGGCACTGTTTGGGATTGGTACGGTTTTATTTTTATTTGTTAATCATGAAAGAGAAAAAGAATTCGCCAGTATCAAAGGTTATGCCCGATATGCCCTGCATTCATCTTTCAACCATACCACGAAGCAATTCGATTTTGAACATCTAAAAAATCTTGGTTTTAAACAAATTACCGATAAAAAACTGCGGGGCAATATACTCAAACAAAAAGAGCGATTTGGGCCACAACATTTCAATCAAAATCCTATGATGATGCGCCGTATGCCACGAATGAAGCTCGAAGCAGTCGTATATAAAAATCAGATTTATCTCATATTGCGATATGAAAATAGAAAAAATTTTGTCTTTACAACGCCTTATGAAAAAGAGTTTTTATCAACCCTCATCTATCCTTCAATCTTTATACTTTTAGTGATTTTACTCTATATTGTGATTATTAAAAACATCTTGCCACTTTATAGCCTTCGGCACAAGATACAGCGCTTTGCCGATGGTGATTATGATATTGACTGCAACAGTAAAAACAAAGATGAAATCGGAATTTTATCCAATGATTTCGATCATGCCGTCAAAAAAATCAAACGCCTAAGAGATTCAAGACAACTTTTTTTGCGTAATATCATGCATGAGCTCAAAACGCCCATTGCTAAAGGCAAATTTGCAACCGAACTCGCCGAGGATGTCACATTAAAAAAGACACTGAGTAATATTTTTCAACGACAAGAGAGCCTCTTAGAAGAATTCTCGAGAATCGAAAAGCTCAGCGCCAATGAACTTAAAATAAAACGCCAACCTTATCTTTTGGAAGATGTTTTGGATTTTGCACTGGATATTTTAAATCATGATGCAAAAAAAGTTGAAAAAAATCTCACTCCTGTGAAAATCAATGTGGACTTTGAACTCTTTGGCACCGCGTTGAAAAACCTACTGGATAATGGTATCAATTATGCATACGATGCCAAGGTGAAGATTTGCAATACCAAAGATTCCATCACCATTAGTAATCGAGGCGATGCGCTTGATGTTCCTTTGGAAAAGTATAAAGAACCCTTCTATTTAGGGGGTAAAAAGCAAAAAAGCTCACGGGGATTGGGGTTTGGTCTTTATATCACACTGCGTATCATCGAACTGCATCACATGACCCTCACATATCAACGCGATGGCGAAGAGAACATCTTTATGATTGCATTTCAAAGTGAGGACACAACACACGCTTAG